One Vigna unguiculata cultivar IT97K-499-35 chromosome 7, ASM411807v1, whole genome shotgun sequence genomic region harbors:
- the LOC114190110 gene encoding sodium/potassium/calcium exchanger 1-like, whose product MIEGGIEAEVAVNGTVEGEVDVETQTDEEHVVVGGVEVEVGVDVAGQGEGDDHMEAAVDEEHVRVEVGVGCANKGEGDVEVEVQANEEVIVMSGVEVEVEMDGAGEGEMEGEPDEEPVEVGGAGENEGEVEVEATEQPDMDVEVEDDEEDAVEGEETDYEGDDDYEVRSWTDSKEEVIGKDELYDVRIETEELEDDLFDVTIEGASGSSRTNPKGKNVFDRGLSDNE is encoded by the coding sequence ATGATAGAGGGTGGGATTGAGGCAGAAGTTGCTGTGAATGGTACAGTTGAGGGTGAGGTTGATGTGGAGACTCAGACTGATGAAGAACATGTTGTGGTGGGTGGGGTTGAGGTGGAAGTTGGAGTGGATGTTGCAGGTCAAGGTGAGGGTGATGATCATATGGAGGCTGCAGTTGATGAAGAACATGTTAGGGTGGAAGTTGGTGTAGGTTGTGCAAATAAGGGCGAGGGTGATGTGGAGGTAGAGGTTCAGGCTAATGAAGAAGTTATAGTGATGAGTGGGGTTGAGGTGGAAGTTGAAATGGATGGTGCAGGTGAGGGTGAAATGGAGGGTGAGCCTGATGAAGAACCTGTTGAAGTGGGTGGTGCAGGTGAGAATGAGGGTGAAGTGGAGGTTGAAGCAACTGAACAACCCGATATGGATGTGGAGGTTGaggatgatgaagaagatgctGTGGAGGGTGAGGAAACAGACTATGAGGGTGATGATGACTATGAGGTGAGGAGTTGGACTGATTCTAAAGAGGAAGTAATAGGTAAGGATGAGTTGTATGATGTTAGAATTGAAACCGAGGAATTGGAGGATGATCTGTTTGATGTTACTATTGAAGGAGCAAGTGGTTCGTCTAGAACAAACCCAAAGGGTAAAAATGTGTTTGACAGGGGGTTGTCTGATAATGAATGA
- the LOC114190083 gene encoding zeatin O-glucosyltransferase-like, with amino-acid sequence MASNGENLAQKTQVVVVLIAFPAQGHLNQLLHLSNLISSHNIPVHYVSTVTHIRQATLRHHKSISNIHFHAFEVPPFVSPPPNSNTSETDFPSHLIPSFEASMHLRDPVRKLLQSLSAQGKRVVVIYDSLMGSVAQDATNMPNSENYTFHSTCAFTNFLYFWEEKGKPSVNGVRLPEFPSLEGCFPTEFIDFISEKIEFLKFSDGNIYNTSRAIEDPYIKLVENIEGGKKVWALGPLNPLAVEKKESKVWHPCLEWLDKQEPDSVIYVSFGTTTALREEQIQEVATGLEQSKQKFIWVLRDADKGNIFDEKEAKRHDLPNGFEERVKGMGVVVRDWAPQLEILSHPSTGGFMSHCGWNSCLESLSMGVPMATWPMHSDQPRNAVLVTEVLKVGLVVKEWSQRKSLVSASVVESGVRRLMGTREGDEMRERALRLKNAIQRSKDEGGDSRMEMESFIAHITK; translated from the coding sequence ATGGCTTCCAATGGAGAAAATCTTGCTCAGAAAACCCAAGTGGTGGTGGTGCTGATTGCTTTCCCTGCACAAGGCCATCTGAATCAGCTTCTGCATCTCTCAAACCTTATCTCATCACACAACATACCAGTTCATTATGTTTCCACCGTCACTCACATTCGCCAAGCCACACTTCGTCACCACAAATCCATTTCTAACATCCATTTCCATGCCTTTGAAGTTCCACCCTTTGTTTCTCCTCCTCCCAACTCAAACACTTCAGAAACTGATTTCCCATCTCATCTAATTCCTTCCTTTGAAGCCTCTATGCATCTTCGAGACCCTGTGAGAAAACTTCTTCAATCCCTCTCTGCCCAAGGCAAAAGGGTCGTAGTCATCTATGACTCCCTCATGGGTTCAGTGGCACAAGATGCCACAAACATGCCAAATTCTGAGAATTACACTTTCCACAGCACATGTGCCTTTACCAACTTCCTTTATTTTTGGGAGGAAAAGGGGAAGCCTTCGGTTAATGGAGTCCGTCTCCCGGAATTTCCTTCTCTCGAAGGATGCTTTCCGACCGAGTTCATTGATTTCATTTCTGAAAAAATTGAATTCCTCAAATTCAGCGATGGAAACATCTACAACACAAGCAGGGCCATTGAAGATCCTTATATTAAGTTGGTGGAGAATATCGAGGGCGGCAAGAAGGTCTGGGCACTGGGGCCGTTGAACCCTTTGGCCGTTGAGAAGAAAGAATCAAAAGTATGGCACCCATGCTTGGAGTGGCTTGATAAACAAGAGCCAGATTCAGTGATATATGTGTCCTTTGGGACCACAACAGCTTTGAGAGAGGAACAGATCCAAGAGGTTGCAACTGGGTTGGAACAAAGCAAGCAGAAGTTCATCTGGGTGCTGAGAGATGCTGATAAAGGGAACATCTTTGATGAAAAAGAAGCAAAAAGACACGATCTTCCAAATGGGTTTGAGGAGAGAGTGAAAGGAATGGGGGTGGTTGTGAGGGATTGGGCACCCCAATTGGAAATTCTGAGCCACCCTTCGACAGGGGGGTTTATGAGTCATTGTGGATGGAACTCGTGCTTGGAGAGCTTATCCATGGGGGTGCCAATGGCAACATGGCCCATGCACTCTGACCAGCCGAGAAACGCAGTTTTGGTTACAGAGGTTCTGAAGGTTGGTTTGGTTGTGAAGGAATGGTCACAGAGGAAGTCCTTGGTGAGTGCTTCAGTTGTTGAGAGTGGTGTGAGAAGGTTGATGGGCACAAGGGAAGGTGATGAGATGAGAGAGAGAGCATTGAGGCTTAAAAATGCCATCCAGAGATCAAAGGATGAAGGTGGAGATTCTCGCATGGAGATGGAATCTTTCATTGCCCATATCACTAAATAG